CGCAGTTATTGGGACAGTCTCTTGTACATGTTGTTTTTACTATTTTTTTCTCCATCCTCTTCAACCTTCCTTTTCTATCATTATATACAGGGTTATTCCGTTGCCGCAAATACCCCGTGCTTCAGATAAAGGAACCTAAAAACGAGGTTAACATCGCCTGTGTCCCAGTTGGGGGATTCTACACTATCGATGCGGAGCAAGCCTATAAGGTGGTACAGCAAATCAACCCCAAGATCGTTTTGTTTTAGAACTCCTTCCAGTTGGACAATAAAACGAGCAAAAAACGTGCAATTACAAGAATGCACGTTTTTTTAATTGCAACATTAACCCAATAATAGACAAGGTGCCTCGGAAGTTCCTTGGGTTATACCGATCAATGGCCCATGAATGCCGAAGCCGTTCGCTCCATCACATACCAGGAATTCCTGAGCCTACCATCCTCTGCCTGTAATTCATCGTTACCTGCTGATATACTGGTACGGCTATGGCTTACTAATAAAACAAATACACCGTAATCGGACTTCGCGTCCTATTACGGTGTAGCTATTTCCAACAATTTAGAGAAGGCAGATGGACAACAAAAAAGCACTGGGTCGCCTCCAGTGCTTTCTCTCAAGATTATTCTTAGTGCTTAGTGTCTTGCCAGGTAACTATAAATAAAGTCTTGAGGAAGTTTCTTGATTAACAACACCGGCATAGGGGATTTGTTTAACACTGTATACGCTAAACTACCAAAAATCAGCCTATTTAAGGTAGAAGGCCCCCGCGTACCCATAATTATTAATTCAAATGAACCTTTTGTTGCATAATCAAGAATTATATCTGCTATTTGGGATATGTCAGATGTGTCGGAAATACTGTAATCGGTATATAATTCCTCAAGCTTGACGTTGAGCCCTTTATTTGAAAATATTTTGTTAGTTTTGGAAAGTATTTCAGAATATTGTTTTCTTATGTCCGAATCACCTTCCTCGAGCACGCGCTTCACCCAGTCAGAGGTAGGGCTAACCGGCCAAGTGTCTATCCAACTATATACATTCCCTTTAGAACACCCCCAAGAATATCTTTTGTACCTAGGCCTCAACTCTTTACTACTATATTCTGTCCCCAGTGAAGCTCCATCAGCTTCATGTACCTGTACGATGGTCAAATGCATATTGGCCATTTTCGTTAATAGCATGGTAGTATAAACAGCTGCAGAAAACGCCTGGTGTGAACCATCGGAGTAGAGAAGTACTTTAAACTTAGAAGCATTCATGTCAAATACCTCTTTCATCAATACATTTGACACTGATAGCCCTTAAGGCCTTGGTAACAGCCCCGCTCCTTTGACGATTTCCGGCACAATTTCTTCCCAGGCCACTGCCATGATATGAACTCCCCGTACTCCGGGAATAGTCCGCAAATGTTTGATCTGCTCGATGCAAAGTTTGACGCCCTCGGCCGGTTGGTCCTCAGCCTTGCTCATTCTTTCCACAATCCCATCGGGGACCAGCATGCCGGAAACGTTTTTCTGCATATACTTAGCAGCCTTAGCGGACTTGATGGGCATTACCCCGGCCATAATATAGGCTTGCTGGTGGAGGCCCCGCTTGCAGGCCAGATCCATGAAGGCTTCAAAGCGCTCCATGTCGAAGATGCACTGGGTTTGGATGAACTGGGCGCCTGCCCGGATTTTCTTTTCCAGCCGCAGCACCCGGAACTCGAAGGGGTCGGCGAAGGGATTGGCGACCGCCCCGATGAAAAACCGTGGTTCCCCTTGCTTGATTGCTTCCCCGGATTGGAACACTTTGGCTTCCCGCATGTCTTTTACGGTTTTTATTAACTGGATGGAATCCAGATCATAGACGTTTTTCGCTCCTTGATGGTTACCAAAAGCCTGGTGATCCCCCGAGAGACAGAGCACGTTGCGCACTCCCAGGCTGTAGGCCCCCAGCAAATCGCTCTGCAAGGCTATGCGGTTGCGGTCGCGGGTTGTCATCTGGATAATGGGTTCGCCGCCTGCCGCCAGGACATGCACACCGGCCCCGATGCTGGAAAGCCTGACGATGGCTGTCTGGTTGTCGGTGAGGTTTACGGCGTCCACAAATGGCTTCAGGTGTTCGGTGTGCTTGCGGATGCCGTCTCCCTGGGCGTTTTTCGGCGGGCCGATCTCGCAGGTTACTGCAAATTCGCCCTGCTCAAACAGGCTCTGCAGTTTGCTCTTTTCCTCAGCCATCGATCTTCACATCCTCTCTGACCATTTTGCGGGGACCGCCGTCCCTGGACTTAGACCAGTCCTTGGCCCCAGCCACGTCCAGAAGGAGTTCCAACCTGCCCAGCTCGCTCATCCTGTTGTAAATCAACTGCCAGGCGCATTCGTTGGGCTTCACTTCGCATTTGCCATTCTGCGAACCGCCGCAGGGACCGTTTAAGAGGCTCTTGGCGCAGCGGATTACCGGACATACCCCGCCGGTCCGGGCCAGCACACATTCCCCGCACAACCCACAGCGTTCCTCCCAAAGTCCGTGCTCCATGGTCGCACCGGCGAACTTGGTATTCAGGGCCGGAACCACCCAGGTTTGGGGGAATTGTTCCACTAGAAACTGTACACCCACTCCACAGGCCAGGGAAAGGATGCAGTCAATACCTTCCAGCTTTTTGGCCAGCTGCTGCACGTATTCGGGGTCGCACTGGCGGGTCAGGGTTTCCTCCACAGTTTCCAGGGAGTCGCCCATAAGCTCGCGCTTCATGCGCAGAGTGCTGGCCAGAATTCCCACTTCCTTTTCTCCGCCGGCCAGGCAGACCGACACGCAGCCGCCGCAGCCCACTACCAAAACCTTTGACATTCCCTGCAGGGTCTCCAGGATTTCCTCCAACGGTTTCGCTTCTGCTACGATCATTTAGGGTCTCCCTCCTCTCCCTTTCTGGCCCGCTCGGCCCTGGCTGTGTTCAGCGGGTTGGGACCGAGCCTTAAAATTCTTTCCGTCATCTCATTGGCTATTTCGGCGAATCTGGGGCCCATGGAGCCCGACAGGTTGAACATTTCCAGCCTCTCACCGCCGACCCCGACCTTGTCGAGGATCTTTTTGGCGGCGTTAACACGTTTTTTGGCCCTGATGTTGCCTTTGAGGAAGTGGCAATCCCCGTCCATGCAGCCCGCTACATACACCCCGTCCGCTCCGTCCTCAAAGGCTTGCAGCAGGAGACGGATATCCACTTTGCCGGAACAGGGCTGTTCAATCATCCGCACCGTTGGCGGGTACTGCAGGCGCAGCGACCCTGCCAGGTCGGCGGCCGAATAGGCGCAGTAGTAACAACAGAAGGCAATGATTTTGGGATAGAAACTTTCCCCATTTCCACTCTCGCGCTTTTCCATTACTCAGTCCTCCCAACCGCGGAGATTTTGGCCAACATTTGTTCGTCGGTGTAGTGCTGGAGTTGAATGGCTTTGGCCGGGCACTCGCCGACACAGGTGCCGCACCCGTGGCACTGGACAGTTTCGATTTCCGCAACCATTTTGGGCCCGATTTTCGGTACGCTGTAGGGGCAAACCCGGACGCAGGTCAGACAGGCGGCGCATTTTTCCGCTTCCACCTTGGCAACCACCCCACCCACCATCAGGTGGGGCTTAGCCAAGATGGTCACTGCTCGGGCCACTGCCCCCTGGGCCTGATAGATGGCCTCGCTGACAAACTTGGGCGAGTGGGCAGCTCCGCAGAGGAACAATCCAGAGCCTGGAAAATCCATCGGTCCCAGCTTGGCGTGGGTTTCCATGAAAAAGCTGTCTTCATTCAGCGGTACTTTGAGCAGGGTGCCCAGTTCCCTGACGCCCTCGGCCGCTTCAAAACCCTGTGCCAAGACCAAGAGGTCCGGTTTGATCAGAAATTCCAATTCTGAATCCAGGTCTGCTACCCTGATCGACAGCTCCGCGCCAATTTCCGGCGCCGGCAGCTTATCCGGGGAGTAGCGGACGAAGACTATCCCCATTTCCCGAGCCAGCTTGTAGTAGCTCTCCAGGAAACCGTAGGTGCGGATTTCGCGGTGCAGCACATAGACCGTGCCCTGAGGATTTTGCTGCTTCAGCCTGATGGCGTTGGAGATGCCCTGGGTGCAGCAGCTCCTGCTGCAGTAGGGCAGTTCCTCCCCGGCACTGGCGCAGAGGATAATGGCCGCTTCGCGCCATTTGCCCAGCTGTTCGCCATAGGCTGACAGCGGCTTGCCTTCCTGCACCTGCTGCAGGGCGTGGAGTTT
This Desulfosporosinus orientis DSM 765 DNA region includes the following protein-coding sequences:
- a CDS encoding hydrogenase iron-sulfur subunit encodes the protein MEKRESGNGESFYPKIIAFCCYYCAYSAADLAGSLRLQYPPTVRMIEQPCSGKVDIRLLLQAFEDGADGVYVAGCMDGDCHFLKGNIRAKKRVNAAKKILDKVGVGGERLEMFNLSGSMGPRFAEIANEMTERILRLGPNPLNTARAERARKGEEGDPK
- a CDS encoding methylenetetrahydrofolate reductase, encoding MAEEKSKLQSLFEQGEFAVTCEIGPPKNAQGDGIRKHTEHLKPFVDAVNLTDNQTAIVRLSSIGAGVHVLAAGGEPIIQMTTRDRNRIALQSDLLGAYSLGVRNVLCLSGDHQAFGNHQGAKNVYDLDSIQLIKTVKDMREAKVFQSGEAIKQGEPRFFIGAVANPFADPFEFRVLRLEKKIRAGAQFIQTQCIFDMERFEAFMDLACKRGLHQQAYIMAGVMPIKSAKAAKYMQKNVSGMLVPDGIVERMSKAEDQPAEGVKLCIEQIKHLRTIPGVRGVHIMAVAWEEIVPEIVKGAGLLPRP
- a CDS encoding MBL fold metallo-hydrolase; the encoded protein is MLQIKEPKNEVNIACVPVGGFYTIDAEQAYKVVQQINPKIVLF
- a CDS encoding universal stress protein; protein product: MNASKFKVLLYSDGSHQAFSAAVYTTMLLTKMANMHLTIVQVHEADGASLGTEYSSKELRPRYKRYSWGCSKGNVYSWIDTWPVSPTSDWVKRVLEEGDSDIRKQYSEILSKTNKIFSNKGLNVKLEELYTDYSISDTSDISQIADIILDYATKGSFELIIMGTRGPSTLNRLIFGSLAYTVLNKSPMPVLLIKKLPQDFIYSYLARH
- a CDS encoding methylenetetrahydrofolate reductase C-terminal domain-containing protein, whose translation is MIVAEAKPLEEILETLQGMSKVLVVGCGGCVSVCLAGGEKEVGILASTLRMKRELMGDSLETVEETLTRQCDPEYVQQLAKKLEGIDCILSLACGVGVQFLVEQFPQTWVVPALNTKFAGATMEHGLWEERCGLCGECVLARTGGVCPVIRCAKSLLNGPCGGSQNGKCEVKPNECAWQLIYNRMSELGRLELLLDVAGAKDWSKSRDGGPRKMVREDVKIDG